NNNNNNNNNNNNNNNNaaaaaaattaaacttaataaaataaatcataacttatttatatttaaattttaaaaaatacggAATTTAGAGTCGTGAAGTCTATTCTCTGATAATAATTTTGTCAACAGGATCGTTCTAgtgtgttttatatttttatgtaagactttctttttcttttaattaaataatgccATGTGTATTTCTTGTGTTTGAAATCAGGTGTTACATAATTAGACTAGAAAACTACACCACCCCAAAATATGCTCATCGTGATAGAGGTACTTACACTCCTAGCCATTTTGAATTGTTACAAACACTGAACTAACTCAGCATACTTGCAACACTAGCTGAATTATATCATATGTGCAAAATTTATTAGTTACAGAAGTGCCTGAGTTCATGCATCATGGTTTTTACCCTGCGTGGAAGCATTATTTTATGGCAACTACTCAAATGAACtcatgaagatgctttgtttaaaagtatgatttatttatttagtcacGCTTTAAACAAAAACAcatttttatatcatattaaaatttaaccaTACAATCCAACatccaaaagtaaaaaaaaaaaaaatttaaagttttcaTTGTAGTATCTCCTTTATATTATTAGGCTGTGTTAAGTTTCAAGTATATAGAATTGAGGCAGAGGGCCGAGACTCGCTAGAAGAAGGAATTTGGTTGCCTGAATCAGCATTATTAGGAGCCTGCAGCTGCTCCAGTAATGTAACAACTTCATCTATCTTTGGCCTGAAACGGGGTGATGTTGATATGCATCGCAAGGTGAGTGTGGCTAGTTCATAGGCTTCCTCAACTGAATACTGCCCTTCGAGATGCGTGTCCAAAACTTTTAAGACCTTGCGTTTGTTAGCCAGGTATGGTCTAACCCACTCCAGCAGATTCTGTTGCCCAGTTGGTCGATTCCTATCCATCAACCTCTCGCCGGTAAACATTTCAAGTAGGACTACTCCGAAATTGTAGACAGTACCCTTAGCAGTATAAAAGCCTGCACTAACATTGTGTTTAGCCAACTAACCAAAAAgatattaatcatgaattaatatCACAGTAATATTACatgactaaaaatattattattttagatcaATATTTGGCTTTTAATAGTTTGCACCCACATTTATACACATAAAACACATAATTTACACCTATATTAAAGTTTAAACATAGCTTGCACCCACATTTATTAGAATTTACCCAcattagtaaaatttatttgttaaaaacaATTTCATTGTTGTGTTGGCCAAATGATAAccaaaattattgaaaactgCTGGTCTCTAAGATTTTCTGTTAATATAAATTGGGAGCAAAAATTGTTCAGCAACTTGAAACCAACCGTACCAGTTAATAAAATTTCGGGAGCTATATATCCACCAGAGCTGAACTCCAACTGCATG
This sequence is a window from Arachis duranensis cultivar V14167 chromosome 2, aradu.V14167.gnm2.J7QH, whole genome shotgun sequence. Protein-coding genes within it:
- the LOC107474756 gene encoding probable serine/threonine-protein kinase PBL9, coding for MCVHFNTTSVLLDSNYNAKLSAFGLLKHRQISNIGHCMQLEFSSGGYIAPEILLTGFYTAKGTVYNFGVVLLEMFTGERLMDRNRPTGQQNLLEWVRPYLANKRKVLKVLDTHLEGQYSVEEAYELATLTLRCISTSPRFRPKIDEVVTLLEQLQAPNNADSGNQIPSSSESRPSASILYT